In one window of Paraflavitalea soli DNA:
- a CDS encoding type 1 glutamine amidotransferase domain-containing protein: MGSLSGKRVAILTENGFEEVELTSPKKALEAAGARVDIVSPQKEKVKGWDHDHWSIDIPVNVPVEKAKAEDYDALMIPGGVINPDQMRVNKHCVEFAQQFLELGKPVAAICHGPQLLIETGMIEGRNMTSYPSIKTDLQNAGVIWVDKEVVTDNGLVTSRSPKDLEAFNKKMIEEIKEGQHAPAAYTPGPRH; the protein is encoded by the coding sequence ATGGGAAGCTTAAGCGGTAAAAGAGTAGCCATTCTTACGGAGAACGGCTTTGAAGAAGTGGAATTAACCAGTCCTAAAAAGGCGCTGGAGGCGGCGGGCGCCAGGGTGGACATTGTTTCCCCGCAAAAAGAAAAAGTAAAAGGCTGGGACCATGATCACTGGTCTATTGATATACCGGTAAATGTGCCTGTTGAAAAAGCAAAAGCAGAGGATTATGATGCCCTGATGATACCGGGTGGGGTGATCAATCCCGATCAAATGCGGGTGAACAAACACTGTGTGGAATTTGCACAACAGTTCCTTGAACTGGGTAAACCGGTAGCGGCCATTTGCCACGGACCTCAATTGCTGATTGAAACAGGCATGATCGAAGGCCGTAATATGACCTCCTACCCCTCGATTAAAACTGACCTGCAAAATGCCGGCGTGATCTGGGTAGACAAAGAAGTGGTAACAGATAATGGACTGGTTACCAGCCGAAGCCCTAAAGACCTGGAAGCATTTAATAAAAAGATGATCGAAGAGATCAAGGAAGGTCAGCACGCTCCGGCAGCCTATACGCCGGGACCGCGTCATTAA
- a CDS encoding TonB-dependent receptor yields the protein MRKLTLLTLLLMLCAVLTQAQNITGTVKDDQGKNLSGATVALKKVKDSATVKLGVTNSSGQYSFTGVNSGQYFVNVSFIGHEAKNSPSFEYSGSGDAKGPDFSLAKQSGNLKEVTVAYRKPVIEVKADKTILNVENSVNAVGQDALELLRKAPGVLVDKDDNLSLSGKNGVQVYIDGRPTPLSGKDLSDYLKTIQSASIEAVEIITNPSAKYDAAGNAGIINIKLKKNKSYGTNGSINGGYAIGTFPKYNAGISLNNRNKFVNLYGNYNYNNSDNRNNMWLYRAVDVTNPADGIKDTLFDGATKMNMRNESHAFKVGADMSLNKRSTIGVMINGNLTKSGFDNFSRTPISYIPTNTVDRILVANNTSDSKRDNANFNLNYRYADTAGRELSMDADYGLYRIKNDQMQPNTYYNPSETSIISERIYNMVAPSDIDLYSFKTDYEQNFKKGRLGIGGKVSYVETANDFATYNVYNTGKEIDKGRSNDFDYKENINALYVNYNRPFKGVMVQLGLRTENTNAKGTSVGLKLNQTTNVYEPFDSTFKRNYTDFFPSAAVTFNKKPMSQWTLTYSRRIDRPAYQNLNPFEFRLDEYTYQKGNTNLTPQYTNSFGITHVYKYTLTTTLNYSHVQDIFSAILGVTEKSKGYITTENLAKQDIVSLNISYPFQYKWYSVFANVNTYYSKYKADKGPQGKIDLDVFSFNVYAQQTFRLGKGWTGELSGFYTAPSIYQGTFKAIGMGGLDGGLSKTVLKNKGTVKIAVSDMFKTMKWKGVSDYGNQYTRANGNWESRQFKINFTYRFGSNEVKAARQRKTGIEDENKRVNSGGGGLGGN from the coding sequence ATGAGAAAGTTGACCTTATTGACTTTACTGCTAATGTTATGTGCTGTCCTCACCCAGGCGCAGAATATAACCGGTACTGTCAAAGATGATCAGGGAAAGAACCTGTCTGGTGCTACCGTAGCACTTAAAAAAGTAAAAGACTCCGCCACCGTAAAATTAGGCGTGACCAACAGCTCCGGTCAGTACAGTTTTACAGGTGTCAATTCCGGCCAGTATTTTGTTAATGTGTCATTCATTGGCCATGAAGCTAAAAACTCCCCCTCCTTTGAATACAGTGGAAGCGGCGATGCCAAAGGCCCCGATTTTTCTTTAGCAAAACAATCTGGTAACCTCAAAGAAGTAACAGTTGCCTACCGTAAGCCGGTTATTGAAGTAAAGGCTGATAAAACCATCCTCAACGTAGAGAATAGCGTAAATGCTGTAGGTCAGGATGCCCTGGAACTATTACGTAAAGCACCTGGCGTGTTGGTAGATAAAGATGACAACCTCAGCCTGAGCGGCAAGAATGGTGTACAGGTATACATCGATGGCCGCCCTACACCTTTGTCAGGTAAAGACCTTTCCGATTACCTCAAGACCATCCAGTCTGCTTCTATTGAAGCCGTTGAGATCATTACCAATCCTTCTGCCAAATATGATGCAGCAGGTAATGCCGGTATTATCAATATCAAGTTGAAGAAGAATAAGTCTTACGGAACAAATGGATCAATCAATGGCGGTTATGCCATCGGTACATTCCCCAAATACAATGCGGGTATTTCTTTGAACAACCGCAACAAGTTCGTGAACCTGTATGGTAATTACAATTACAACAACAGCGATAACAGGAACAATATGTGGCTGTACAGGGCAGTAGATGTAACTAACCCGGCAGATGGTATTAAAGACACCCTTTTTGATGGTGCTACCAAAATGAATATGCGCAACGAAAGCCATGCTTTCAAAGTGGGCGCCGATATGTCGCTCAACAAAAGGAGCACCATTGGTGTAATGATCAATGGTAACCTCACTAAAAGTGGCTTCGACAACTTCAGCCGTACGCCCATCAGCTACATTCCTACCAATACGGTGGATAGGATACTGGTGGCCAACAATACCAGTGATTCCAAAAGGGATAATGCCAACTTCAACCTCAACTATCGTTATGCCGATACTGCTGGTCGTGAGTTGAGCATGGATGCCGACTATGGCCTGTACCGCATCAAGAACGATCAGATGCAGCCCAATACCTATTATAATCCCTCCGAGACATCCATTATTTCAGAGCGTATTTATAATATGGTGGCGCCTTCCGATATCGATCTCTACAGTTTCAAAACAGACTACGAGCAGAATTTTAAGAAAGGCCGTCTTGGCATAGGAGGTAAGGTCTCCTATGTAGAAACAGCCAATGATTTTGCTACTTATAATGTGTACAATACCGGTAAGGAGATCGATAAAGGACGCAGTAATGATTTCGATTACAAGGAAAATATCAATGCCCTGTACGTAAACTACAACAGGCCATTTAAAGGCGTAATGGTACAGTTGGGCCTGCGTACTGAAAACACCAATGCCAAGGGTACTTCTGTAGGATTGAAATTGAATCAGACCACCAATGTATATGAACCTTTTGATTCTACTTTCAAACGCAACTATACAGACTTCTTCCCCAGTGCAGCCGTTACTTTCAACAAGAAACCGATGAGCCAGTGGACGCTCACCTACAGCCGTCGTATTGACCGCCCGGCTTACCAAAATCTGAACCCCTTCGAATTCAGGCTCGATGAGTATACTTATCAAAAAGGAAATACCAACCTTACACCCCAGTATACCAACAGCTTCGGTATCACGCACGTATACAAGTATACCCTCACTACTACCTTGAATTATAGCCACGTGCAGGATATCTTTTCCGCGATACTGGGCGTAACAGAAAAATCGAAAGGGTACATTACTACCGAAAACCTTGCCAAGCAGGATATCGTGAGCCTTAACATCAGCTACCCTTTCCAGTACAAGTGGTACAGCGTGTTTGCCAATGTCAACACCTATTACTCCAAGTACAAAGCCGATAAAGGTCCCCAGGGTAAAATTGACCTCGACGTATTTTCCTTCAATGTATACGCACAGCAAACTTTCCGGCTTGGCAAAGGCTGGACAGGTGAATTGAGCGGATTTTATACTGCCCCTTCTATTTACCAGGGTACCTTCAAAGCCATCGGCATGGGTGGTCTCGACGGTGGCTTATCCAAGACTGTGCTGAAGAACAAAGGAACTGTGAAGATCGCAGTAAGTGATATGTTCAAGACCATGAAGTGGAAAGGAGTTAGTGATTATGGTAACCAATATACCAGGGCCAATGGAAACTGGGAAAGCCGCCAGTTTAAGATCAACTTCACTTACCGCTTCGGTAGCAATGAAGTAAAAGCGGCCCGCCAGCGTAAAACTGGTATAGAAGACGAAAACAAACGTGTGAACAGCGGTGGCGGTGGCCTCGGTGGTAACTAA
- a CDS encoding DEAD/DEAH box helicase: MNFTEFGLDPALMESIESTGYEVATPIQEQVIPIILQGRDIIACAQTGTGKTAAFLLPIINRLLQHSNDGQVNCIVLVPTRELAIQIAQNLEGLSYFTSISSIAVYGGNDGMNFATEKNALSKGVDFVICTPGRLIAHLNMGYVKLTGLQFLVLDEADRMLDMGFHDDLMKIISHLPAKRQNLMFSATMAEKIRSLARKILHNPAEVNIAISKPPEKIVQEAFVVYEPQKLPLVQYILRNTHFKMVLIFCSRKQNVKQLNRELQRARFKIAEMHSDLEQSDRENVLLDFKSGRTPILVATDILSRGIDIDNIDLVINYDVPHDGEDYIHRIGRTARAESDGMAITFVSEKEQRRFADIEALLGKPVKKAMVPQELGPVPDYRASHSSFRSKSSNNKRRYGPPQRRK; the protein is encoded by the coding sequence ATGAATTTTACAGAATTTGGACTCGATCCTGCCTTGATGGAAAGCATAGAATCAACTGGTTATGAGGTGGCTACACCCATTCAGGAGCAGGTTATCCCCATCATTTTACAAGGCCGCGATATCATCGCCTGCGCCCAGACCGGAACAGGTAAAACAGCCGCCTTCCTCCTGCCGATCATCAACCGCCTCCTCCAGCACAGCAACGATGGACAGGTAAACTGCATCGTTCTCGTGCCTACCCGGGAACTGGCCATTCAAATAGCCCAGAACCTGGAAGGCTTGTCCTACTTTACCTCCATCAGCTCTATTGCTGTATACGGAGGAAACGACGGGATGAACTTTGCCACCGAGAAAAACGCCCTCTCCAAAGGAGTGGATTTTGTGATCTGCACACCCGGCCGTCTTATCGCCCACCTCAACATGGGTTATGTAAAGCTCACCGGACTCCAGTTCCTGGTGTTGGATGAAGCAGACAGGATGCTCGATATGGGATTTCATGACGATCTCATGAAGATCATATCCCACCTGCCTGCCAAACGCCAGAACCTGATGTTCTCCGCTACCATGGCCGAGAAGATCCGCTCCCTGGCCAGGAAGATCCTTCACAACCCAGCTGAAGTGAACATTGCCATTTCCAAACCACCGGAAAAGATCGTGCAGGAAGCATTCGTCGTATATGAACCCCAAAAGCTTCCCCTCGTTCAATATATTCTGCGGAATACCCATTTCAAGATGGTCCTTATTTTCTGCTCCCGCAAGCAGAATGTAAAGCAACTCAACCGCGAACTGCAACGAGCCCGCTTCAAAATAGCAGAAATGCACTCCGATCTGGAGCAGTCCGACCGGGAGAATGTGTTGCTGGACTTCAAGAGCGGCCGCACACCTATATTGGTAGCTACCGACATCCTGTCCCGCGGTATCGATATTGACAATATCGACCTTGTTATTAATTATGATGTACCGCACGACGGAGAAGATTATATCCACCGTATTGGCCGTACAGCACGAGCCGAATCCGATGGTATGGCCATTACATTCGTAAGCGAAAAAGAACAAAGGCGTTTTGCCGATATTGAAGCCTTGTTGGGTAAGCCTGTTAAAAAAGCCATGGTGCCCCAGGAACTTGGCCCCGTACCGGATTACCGCGCAAGCCATTCATCATTCCGCTCAAAAAGCAGTAACAACAAAAGAAGATACGGCCCCCCCCAACGCAGGAAGTAA
- a CDS encoding N-acetylmuramoyl-L-alanine amidase, with product MQAIARLLPIVAICLSIMAAINSCAPNPYARTNKVYKKQSKALSKSLQPLPLPMTMDSILTPAYAVGTVNFNLRQPNFVIIHHTAQNSCEQTLRTFTVKHSKVSAHYVICEDGTIHHMLNDYLRAWQAGISKWGNNTDINSSSIGIELDNNGHELFPEAQIVSLLKLLDTLKSKYEIPASNFIGHSDIAPKRKVDPNVFFPWQRLAQRGFGQWYDDTTNVTLPPSFDHLLALRLVGYDLADTTAAIRAFRRHFLQDTLGRTLTAPDDKVLYQLMKKYQ from the coding sequence ATGCAAGCTATAGCCAGGCTATTGCCCATAGTTGCTATCTGCCTTTCAATAATGGCAGCTATTAACAGTTGCGCTCCCAATCCTTACGCCCGTACCAACAAAGTTTACAAGAAACAGTCCAAAGCCCTTTCCAAAAGCCTGCAGCCCCTGCCCCTGCCCATGACAATGGACTCGATCCTGACGCCAGCATATGCAGTAGGCACCGTCAACTTCAATCTGCGGCAACCCAACTTTGTCATCATCCACCATACAGCGCAAAACTCCTGCGAGCAAACCCTCAGGACCTTTACCGTGAAGCATAGCAAAGTGAGCGCCCATTATGTGATCTGTGAGGATGGCACCATTCACCACATGCTCAACGACTACCTGCGCGCCTGGCAAGCCGGTATCAGCAAATGGGGTAACAATACAGATATCAATTCCTCCTCCATAGGCATTGAACTGGATAATAATGGCCATGAACTCTTTCCCGAAGCCCAGATCGTAAGCCTGCTTAAATTACTGGATACACTGAAAAGCAAGTACGAAATACCTGCTAGCAATTTTATTGGGCACAGCGATATAGCTCCCAAACGTAAAGTAGACCCCAATGTATTTTTCCCCTGGCAGCGCCTGGCGCAGCGCGGGTTTGGGCAATGGTATGATGATACTACCAACGTGACCTTACCCCCATCCTTCGACCACCTGCTGGCTTTACGTCTTGTAGGGTATGACCTGGCCGACACCACCGCAGCAATCCGCGCATTCAGACGGCATTTCCTGCAGGATACCCTCGGCCGTACCCTCACCGCCCCCGATGATAAGGTACTCTATCAGCTAATGAAGAAATACCAATAA